A part of Calditrichota bacterium genomic DNA contains:
- a CDS encoding TIGR00725 family protein yields MSSSVVRRPVIAVLGGAACSMEISQLAYEVGRLIAEQGGVLICGGRTGVMEAACQGAREHGGLTVGILPGDDASEANPYVQIPIATGLGEARNVVIVKSADAAIAVDGGYGTLSEIAFCLKLGVPVVGLKSWAIDPSIHQAENAAEAVQMAFQLASNRARSR; encoded by the coding sequence ATGAGTTCCTCAGTCGTACGCAGACCAGTCATTGCCGTCTTGGGTGGTGCCGCCTGCAGCATGGAGATCAGCCAGCTCGCTTATGAGGTCGGGCGTCTCATCGCAGAGCAAGGGGGCGTTCTCATTTGTGGCGGGCGCACGGGAGTCATGGAAGCGGCCTGTCAAGGGGCCCGAGAGCATGGCGGCCTCACCGTGGGCATCCTGCCGGGGGATGACGCCAGCGAGGCAAACCCTTACGTGCAGATCCCCATTGCCACCGGGCTCGGTGAAGCACGCAATGTGGTCATCGTCAAGTCCGCAGATGCAGCCATCGCCGTGGACGGCGGCTACGGGACGCTCTCGGAAATTGCCTTCTGCCTGAAGCTTGGGGTACCCGTCGTTGGGTTGAAGTCGTGGGCAATAGATCCAAGCATCCACCAGGCTGAAAACGCGGCGGAGGCAGTGCAGATGGCTTTCCAATTGGCGAGCAACAGGGCACGCAGCAGATGA
- a CDS encoding phosphoribosylformylglycinamidine cyclo-ligase, translated as MNEHSGLTYEAAGVSIATGDESVERIKALAKSTFSPAVLREIGLFGAFYELDTTRFRRPVLVSSIDGVGTKLKIACALGVYDTVGEDLVNHCVNDVMTSGADPLFFLDYLATGKLQPEVVEQVVAGMARACRQASCALIGGETAEMPGFYQPDDFDLAGAIVGVVEREAIIDGRGIQVGDLLIGVASNGLHTNGYSLARKVLLDVARMKLTDYVDELGTTLGEELLRVHRSYQPLVQRVRTVQGLRGIAHITGGGIVGNTRRLLPPARSLRIDWQAWQVPPIFQLIQRLGNVADEEMRRVFNLGIGEVLIVAPQAAQACVDAATGLGLTSFHIGEVA; from the coding sequence GTGAACGAGCATTCGGGACTCACCTACGAAGCAGCCGGCGTGAGCATCGCCACCGGCGATGAGAGCGTGGAGCGCATCAAGGCGCTCGCCAAATCGACCTTTTCACCCGCGGTGCTGAGAGAAATCGGGCTGTTCGGCGCCTTCTATGAGCTCGATACAACGCGTTTTCGCAGACCCGTACTGGTGTCCAGCATCGATGGGGTGGGGACAAAGCTAAAGATCGCCTGCGCGCTTGGCGTCTATGATACGGTTGGTGAGGACCTCGTCAATCACTGCGTCAACGACGTCATGACCAGTGGCGCGGATCCGCTGTTCTTTTTGGACTATCTGGCCACTGGGAAGCTACAACCCGAAGTGGTGGAGCAGGTGGTGGCCGGCATGGCGCGTGCCTGTCGCCAGGCCAGCTGCGCCCTCATCGGCGGTGAGACGGCGGAAATGCCAGGATTCTACCAACCCGACGATTTCGATCTTGCCGGGGCGATCGTGGGAGTCGTCGAGAGAGAGGCAATTATCGATGGGAGAGGAATTCAGGTCGGTGACCTGCTCATCGGCGTAGCTTCAAATGGCCTGCACACCAATGGCTACTCGCTGGCGCGCAAAGTGCTCTTGGACGTGGCCAGGATGAAGTTGACCGACTATGTCGACGAACTGGGCACAACTCTGGGCGAAGAATTGCTGCGTGTGCATCGTTCCTATCAGCCCCTCGTGCAGCGGGTACGCACCGTACAAGGTCTGCGTGGCATCGCCCATATCACCGGCGGGGGAATTGTCGGCAACACGCGGCGCCTCTTGCCGCCGGCTCGCTCTTTGCGCATCGACTGGCAGGCGTGGCAGGTGCCGCCGATCTTCCAGCTGATCCAACGCCTTGGCAACGTGGCCGATGAGGAGATGCGGCGGGTGTTCAATCTTGGCATCGGCGAGGTGCTCATTGTGGCGCCGCAGGCAGCCCAGGCCTGCGTTGACGCAGCAACTGGGCTGGGATTGACGAGTTTTCACATTGGGGAGGTCGCGTAG
- a CDS encoding NAD(P)H-dependent glycerol-3-phosphate dehydrogenase has protein sequence MKVAVIGAGGWGTALAILLHGNGHEVRLWEFRPEVAEELARTRENRHLLPGVLIPEQILITADLEKAATEAELVVVAVPSHTMREVARLLRPLPGMRKALVVSATKGIENDSLMRMTEVLLAEIPELEPRRLVALSGPSHAEEVSRGISTAVVCACPSEESARFAQRAFMNKAFRVYTSSDVIGVELGGALKNVIAIAAGICDGAGFGDNTKAALQPRGLVEIVRLGVKMGANPLTFAGLTGMGDLIVTCMSKHSRNRYLGEQIGKGRTLQQVLSEMVMVAEGVRTTRSAYELSLLHNVEMPITREVYRILFEGKDPRTALEDLMTRDAKMEAWG, from the coding sequence CTGAAGGTGGCAGTGATCGGCGCCGGAGGGTGGGGTACAGCCCTGGCCATCCTCCTGCACGGCAATGGACACGAAGTGCGCCTGTGGGAGTTCCGTCCAGAGGTAGCAGAGGAGTTGGCAAGGACGCGCGAGAATCGGCATTTGCTGCCAGGGGTTCTGATCCCAGAGCAGATTCTCATTACTGCCGACCTGGAGAAGGCAGCGACAGAAGCAGAGCTGGTGGTCGTTGCCGTTCCTTCGCACACGATGCGTGAGGTAGCCCGCCTTCTCCGGCCTCTGCCGGGCATGCGCAAAGCACTGGTGGTGAGCGCCACCAAGGGTATCGAAAACGACTCTTTGATGCGCATGACGGAGGTGCTGCTGGCAGAAATACCGGAGCTGGAGCCGCGGCGCCTCGTCGCTCTGTCCGGCCCGAGTCATGCCGAAGAGGTGAGCAGAGGCATCTCTACAGCAGTTGTCTGCGCTTGCCCGTCCGAGGAGAGCGCCCGCTTCGCGCAGCGGGCGTTCATGAACAAGGCCTTCCGCGTCTACACGAGCAGCGACGTCATCGGCGTTGAGCTGGGCGGGGCGCTGAAGAACGTCATCGCCATTGCCGCCGGCATTTGCGACGGGGCCGGTTTCGGCGACAACACGAAGGCAGCATTGCAACCCCGTGGCCTGGTGGAGATTGTGCGCTTGGGCGTGAAGATGGGGGCCAATCCGCTCACCTTCGCCGGCCTCACCGGCATGGGCGACCTCATCGTCACCTGCATGAGCAAGCATAGCCGCAATCGCTACTTGGGCGAGCAGATCGGCAAGGGACGGACACTGCAACAGGTTCTCAGCGAGATGGTGATGGTTGCGGAAGGGGTCAGGACTACACGTTCGGCCTATGAACTGAGCCTCCTGCACAATGTGGAGATGCCCATCACCAGGGAGGTCTACCGCATCCTCTTCGAGGGCAAGGACCCGCGGACGGCGCTGGAGGACCTGATGACCAGGGATGCGAAAATGGAGGCATGGGGATAA
- a CDS encoding universal stress protein has translation MVKRILLPVDGSEYTNSVLKHGIDLARRFGARVRLLSVVDVRIFEWVLSVGADGFVPVLPAPGYQEESRKLLERKAQAVLDKCARALESEGISYEAETLGGSPVEIICERANLVDLIIMGNRGEYARWATTMLGATLEAVTRHVSKPIMIVQQRFRNVQKMLAAYDGSEHANRALQLAGFFAEHLNAKITVVHVSDDRELSTRICAEGVHYLQAYRAEVDSAWLSGRPDAAVIDLAAKGKYDLIVMGAYGHSRIREAILGSTTVQIMRKSPIPVLMVK, from the coding sequence ATGGTCAAGCGGATACTTCTCCCTGTGGACGGCTCCGAGTACACCAACTCGGTCCTGAAACACGGCATCGATCTTGCGCGACGATTTGGGGCGCGCGTGCGTCTCCTCTCGGTGGTTGACGTGCGTATCTTCGAGTGGGTGCTCTCGGTGGGTGCCGATGGCTTTGTGCCGGTGCTGCCTGCCCCCGGCTACCAGGAGGAGTCGCGGAAGCTTCTGGAGCGGAAGGCGCAAGCGGTGCTGGACAAGTGCGCACGCGCCTTAGAGAGCGAGGGTATTTCCTACGAGGCGGAAACACTCGGGGGCTCGCCGGTGGAAATCATTTGCGAACGAGCCAACTTGGTGGACCTCATCATCATGGGCAACCGGGGCGAATATGCCCGCTGGGCGACCACCATGCTGGGAGCCACTCTGGAGGCAGTGACCCGCCACGTCAGCAAGCCGATCATGATTGTGCAGCAGCGCTTCCGGAACGTGCAGAAGATGCTGGCTGCCTACGACGGAAGCGAACACGCAAACCGAGCATTGCAACTGGCGGGCTTTTTCGCCGAGCACCTCAACGCCAAGATCACCGTCGTGCACGTGTCGGACGACCGGGAACTGTCCACGCGCATCTGCGCAGAGGGGGTGCACTACCTGCAGGCATATCGGGCGGAAGTTGACTCTGCCTGGCTCTCCGGGCGCCCTGATGCAGCAGTGATCGACCTGGCCGCCAAGGGCAAGTATGACCTCATCGTGATGGGCGCCTACGGCCACTCGCGCATCCGCGAAGCTATTCTCGGCAGCACCACCGTGCAGATTATGCGCAAGAGCCCCATCCCGGTACTCATGGTGAAGTAG
- the asnS gene encoding asparagine--tRNA ligase has product MAQRVYIADIAKHVGQTVEVWGWLYNMRSSGKLRFLLVRDGTGIIQSVFSLADVSEQVFAATEKLTQESSLKVTGIVREDRRAPGGYELLAQDMTIVHIAQEYPITPKEHGTTFLMDRRHLWLRSRKQHAILRIRHEIIRAARQFFDDQGFVLLDAPIFTPASVEGTTTLFETDYFGGKAYLTQSGQLYVEAGAMAFGKVYCFGPTFRAEKSKTRRHLTEFWMLEPEVAYADLDDIMALAEGLIVHIVQAVLNNRRAELSVIERDVAPLERVRPPFPRISYDEAADRLEQAGTGFKRGDDLGGTDETVLSQQFDRPVMVHRYPAAVKAFYMKDDPEHPGRVLCVDVLAPEGYGEIIGGGQREDDLATLERKIRAHNLPMEPYEWYLDLRRYGSVPHSGFGIGIERTVAWVCGLSHIRETIPFPRTMYRIYP; this is encoded by the coding sequence ATGGCGCAACGAGTGTACATTGCGGACATCGCCAAACACGTGGGGCAGACCGTGGAAGTGTGGGGGTGGCTTTACAACATGCGTTCCAGTGGCAAGTTGCGCTTTCTTCTCGTCCGCGACGGCACCGGAATCATCCAAAGCGTCTTCTCGCTGGCGGACGTCTCGGAGCAGGTCTTTGCTGCCACCGAGAAGCTCACTCAGGAGAGCTCCCTCAAAGTCACCGGCATAGTTCGAGAAGACCGACGCGCCCCAGGTGGCTACGAGCTCCTGGCGCAGGACATGACCATCGTCCACATCGCCCAGGAATACCCCATCACGCCGAAGGAGCATGGTACCACCTTTCTCATGGACCGCCGTCACCTTTGGCTGCGCTCGCGGAAGCAGCATGCTATTCTCCGCATTCGCCACGAAATAATCAGGGCGGCGCGCCAGTTCTTCGATGATCAGGGTTTTGTGCTCCTGGACGCGCCGATTTTCACGCCAGCCTCGGTGGAAGGAACCACTACCCTTTTTGAGACCGACTACTTTGGTGGCAAGGCCTACCTCACGCAGAGTGGCCAGCTCTATGTGGAAGCAGGGGCGATGGCATTTGGCAAAGTCTACTGCTTCGGCCCCACCTTTCGCGCAGAAAAATCCAAGACGCGCCGCCACCTCACTGAGTTTTGGATGCTGGAGCCGGAAGTGGCCTACGCCGACCTCGACGACATCATGGCATTAGCTGAGGGACTGATTGTGCACATCGTGCAAGCCGTGCTCAACAACCGTCGCGCGGAGCTCTCGGTGATCGAACGCGATGTGGCTCCGCTGGAGCGCGTGCGCCCCCCGTTCCCGCGCATCAGCTACGACGAGGCTGCCGACCGCCTGGAACAGGCAGGCACCGGCTTCAAGCGCGGGGACGACCTGGGCGGCACGGACGAAACGGTGCTCTCCCAGCAATTCGACCGGCCAGTTATGGTACATCGCTACCCTGCGGCGGTGAAAGCCTTCTACATGAAGGACGACCCAGAGCACCCAGGGCGGGTATTGTGCGTGGACGTGTTGGCGCCGGAAGGCTATGGTGAGATCATCGGCGGCGGACAGCGAGAGGACGACTTGGCGACGCTGGAACGGAAGATTCGCGCGCACAACCTGCCCATGGAGCCGTATGAGTGGTACCTCGACCTGCGGCGCTACGGCAGCGTCCCCCACTCCGGATTCGGGATCGGCATCGAGCGGACGGTGGCCTGGGTGTGCGGTTTGTCCCACATTCGCGAGACCATCCCTTTCCCGCGGACCATGTACCGAATCTATCCATGA